CAAGGCCACCTGTGGCATCTTTACCCGTGACATCGCGGAAACCAAATGTCACCAAGTCAATCAATATGCAAAGGAGTGCCAGCACCCGCTGCTGTGCGACATCGACAAGGCCGACTGACGACTGGCAAGCTGATTGTCAGGCAAGCGGACCACAGCCATTGCAGGATCGGCGTGACCGGCTCGACTCACGAGCCTGTGAATCCCGAGAATGTACCCGATGGTGAAATTGCCGGCGACTGCCGGCCGACGCCCGAGGTGGCGAAAGGGGACTGCCATGCTGAGCAAAGAACTCGAACTCACGCTGAATACGGCCTTTACCGTGGCGCGCTCCAAGCGTCACGAATTCATGACCGTCGAACACTTGCTGCTGGCGCTGTTGGACAATGCCTCCGCGGCCGATGTGCTGCGCGCCTGCGGTGCCAACCTGGACAAGCTGCGCTCGGATCTGCAGGACTTCATCAATTCCACGACACCGCTGATTCCCGAGGATCAGAGCGATCGGGAAACCCAGCCGACCCTGGGGTTCCAGCGCGTACTGCAGCGGGCGGTCTTCCATGTCCAGTCCTCCGGCAAGAGCGAGGTCACCGGCGCCAACGTGCTGGTGGCGATCTTCTCCGAGCAGGAAAGCCAGGCGGTCTACTTCCTCAAGCAGCAGAACGTGGCGCGAGTGGACGCCGTCAACTATATCGCCCACGGGATCTCCAAGGTCTCCGGGCACGGTCCGTCGCCCTCCTCCTCGCCGTCTCATGATGCCGAGGACGCCGAAGAGGGTGTCAGTGACGGCAATGCCCATCCGCTGACCGGCTATGCCACCAATCTCAACGAGCAGGCACGCCTTGGCAAGATCGACCCGCTGATCGGCCGCGATCATGAGCTCGAGCGCGTGGTGCAGATCCTCGCGCGCCGGCGCAAGAACAACCCGCTGCTGGTGGGCGAGGCCGGTGTGGGCAAGACCGCCATCGCTGAGGGGCTCGCCAAGCGGATCGTCGAGGAAGACGTGCCCGAGGTGATCGCCGATGCGGTGGTCTACTCGCTGGACATGGGCGCCCTGCTGGCCGGTACCAAGTACCGCGGCGACTTCGAGAAACGCCTGAAGAGCCTGCTGGCCGAACTCAAGAAGCAGCCCAACTCCATCCTCTTCATCGACGAGATCCATACCGTGATCGGCGCCGGCGCCGCCTCCGGCGGGGTGATGGACGCGTCCAACCTGCTCAAGCCGTTGCTCTCCTCGGGGGAGTTGCGCTGCATCGGCTCGACCACCTTCCAGGAGTTCCGCGGCATCTTCGAGAAGGACCGGGCGCTGGCACGGCGTTTCCAGAAGGTCGATGTCCTGGCTCCCTCGGTCGAGGACACCATTCGCATCCTCAAGGGGCTGCGCGGCCGCTTCGAGGAGCATCACAAGCTCAAGTACACCGATGGAGCGCTGGAGAGCGCCTCGCGGCTGGCCGACCGGTACATCAATGATCGTCACCTGCCGGACAAGGCCATCGACGTGATCGATGAGGCCGGCGCCCACCAGCGGCTGCTGCCGCCGGAGGTGCGTGTCGATACCATCGACGTCGATCAGGTCGAGGCGGTGGTGGCCTCTATCGCCCGGATCCCGCCGAAGAGCGTCTCGAACTCCGATCGCAAGCTGCTCGAGAACCTCGAGCGGGACCTGAAGATGCTGGTGTTCGGTCAGGACGAGGCGATCACCGGGCTGTCGGCGGCCATCAAGCTGTCTCGCGCCGGTCTCAAGTCGCCCGACAAGCCGGTGGGCAGCTTCCTGTTCAGCGGTCCCACCGGGGTCGGCAAGACCGAGGTGGCCCGCCAGCTGGCTGCTCTGATGGGCGTCGAGCTGGTGCGCTTCGACATGTCCGAGTACATGGAGCGTCACACCGTATCGCGCTTGATCGGTGCGCCGCCGGGCTATGTCGGCTACGATCAGGGCGGCCTTTTGACCGAGGCGATCACCAAGCAGCCACACTGCGTGCTGCTGCTCGACGAGATCGAGAAGGCGCACCCGGATGTCTTCAACCTACTGCTGCAGGTCATGGATCACGGCCGCCTGACCGACAACAACGGCCGCGAGGCGGACTTCCGTCACGTGGTGCTGATCATGACCTCGAACGCCGGGGCCGAGCAGATCTCGCGCCGTTCCATCGGCTTCAATCCCCAGGATCATTCGACCGATGGCATGGAGGTCATCCGCAAGACCTTCTCGCCGGAGTTCCGCAACCGCCTGGATGGCATCATCCCGTTCAGCGCGTTGCCCGCCGCGGTGGTGCGCAACGTGGTCGACAAGTTCCTGGTCGAGCTGCAGGCGCAGCTGGACGAGAAGCGCGTCCAGCTGGATGTGGCCGATGACGCCCGCGCCTGGCTGGCCGAGCGGGGCTATGACCCGGAGATGGGGGCCCGTCCGATGGCGCGCCTGATTCAGGAGAAGCTGAAGAAGCCACTGGCGGAGATGATCCTGTTCGGCAACCTGGCCGAGCACGGCGGGGTGGTGCATGTGACCGTGGAGGAGGACAGCGACGAGTTGCATCTCGCCACCGAGGAGGAACTGGCAGAACCCTGAGTCCTGAAGAGAGTCCGGGAAAGGCGGGTGGTGCCGGGTATATAACCGGCTACCACCGACCGGCGCCCTGTCTGATGACGGGGCGTCTTTTTTTGGCCGGTCGGTTGGCGAAAGCAGCGCGGGGCATGGCCTCGCGGGTCAGGCAGGGAGCCTGGCGAGGAAGCGCTTAACGGGAACGGTAGACGATGCGGCCCTTGGACAGGTCGTAGGGGGTCAGCTCGACCTTGACCTTGTCGCCGGTGAGGATACGGATGTAGTTCTTGCGCA
The genomic region above belongs to Halomonas sp. YLGW01 and contains:
- the clpA gene encoding ATP-dependent Clp protease ATP-binding subunit ClpA; the encoded protein is MLSKELELTLNTAFTVARSKRHEFMTVEHLLLALLDNASAADVLRACGANLDKLRSDLQDFINSTTPLIPEDQSDRETQPTLGFQRVLQRAVFHVQSSGKSEVTGANVLVAIFSEQESQAVYFLKQQNVARVDAVNYIAHGISKVSGHGPSPSSSPSHDAEDAEEGVSDGNAHPLTGYATNLNEQARLGKIDPLIGRDHELERVVQILARRRKNNPLLVGEAGVGKTAIAEGLAKRIVEEDVPEVIADAVVYSLDMGALLAGTKYRGDFEKRLKSLLAELKKQPNSILFIDEIHTVIGAGAASGGVMDASNLLKPLLSSGELRCIGSTTFQEFRGIFEKDRALARRFQKVDVLAPSVEDTIRILKGLRGRFEEHHKLKYTDGALESASRLADRYINDRHLPDKAIDVIDEAGAHQRLLPPEVRVDTIDVDQVEAVVASIARIPPKSVSNSDRKLLENLERDLKMLVFGQDEAITGLSAAIKLSRAGLKSPDKPVGSFLFSGPTGVGKTEVARQLAALMGVELVRFDMSEYMERHTVSRLIGAPPGYVGYDQGGLLTEAITKQPHCVLLLDEIEKAHPDVFNLLLQVMDHGRLTDNNGREADFRHVVLIMTSNAGAEQISRRSIGFNPQDHSTDGMEVIRKTFSPEFRNRLDGIIPFSALPAAVVRNVVDKFLVELQAQLDEKRVQLDVADDARAWLAERGYDPEMGARPMARLIQEKLKKPLAEMILFGNLAEHGGVVHVTVEEDSDELHLATEEELAEP